The following is a genomic window from Caldicellulosiruptor danielii.
AAGTTGTATTTTTTCCCTATTTTACTTATTTCACTAAAGACATTGTAAAGCTCCTCTGCCGAAAGGCCTTTTGCATTTATTTTATTCAACTTATCCGCCAACTTGCTGTAAAATTCAACATAACTAATTATACACTTCTGGGTATAAGGCGAAAGTTTTTCACAAAGTTCTTCAAATTTTTCTTTATGGGAACTGAGAGGCATTTTATCATTTACAATAATCGGGTCATATCTCCAGATGACTCTCTTTTTCCCTATTATATTTGAAAGCTCTATAAAGGTTTGGATAACCTCATCCTTTGAAGGAATTCCCGGTTCTATATCCTTTCCATAAGGTGTGACTGTAAATAGAAAGTAATAGGTATACCCATCCAAGTACCTTAGCTTGTTTAAGAAATTTTTGGGATTTTTTGTCCAGAAGACTATTGCATCAACATCTTCAGGCAAAAGCGATACCGCAAAAACTTGAGTGGGCCTCATTGGATTTCTATACATTGTAAATCCTTCCTTTATTCTGTTTATAAACCAATCTCCAAAAAATGCAGGAATATCTGTTCTTCTGCTTGCACTAATAATCATCTTACTATAAATTTCTGTCTTGGCTATAGGATATATTTTTATTATATTCTATGAACTACATCATACGCAAATCGGTCTGTTAACAACGTTACTCTTTTACTTTTTTTTCACCGCATAATTACTCAGGTTAAAGCAAAATAATTTCATTTAAATTAATTATTTATTCTAAATTTACTGTTTTATGTTATATTTGTTTATACATTAATTGCAAATCAAGCTATGTACTTTGCAAACAAATTAAATTTCAGATTTTGTATTTACCAATTGCTGTCGACCTGCAATCCCCCCAAAAACCCCCGGGGGTCGACTGCAAAAGGAAGTTTTTGGCATCCCTTGACTTTCAAAAGCTTTAGGGGTATAATAGAAATAACCTGCTGCAGCTTGAAAACTTAACCATTTGTTCCTTGTGAGATTTCTCAAGCCATCTACGGGTTTGTAGCCTTCCCTTTGGGGATTGAAAGCATTGATGCTGGCCTCCCGGCTGCGCTCGGAACGAAGTTTGTAGCCTACCCTTTGGGGATTGAAACAAGTAGCTACCACAGCTAAGGGCTGTGGTTTTTGTTTTTTACAAGTGGTATAATAAAAGTGTAAAGCAAAAAATTTTAAGCTTTTTGTGTTATGAAAGTTTGCCAAAAAAGGAGAAATTCCAATGCGCGATAGCCTTCCACCACAAGAACATGATTCAACTTTCAAGTTTTTGTTTGAACACCCTAAGGACATTCTTTTCCTTATCAAGGATGTGATAGGCTACAGCTGGGCAAAAGACATCCAAGAAGATTCAATTGAGCTTGCAGACAAAGAGTTTGTCGGTGAAGATTTTCTACAAAGAAGAGCAGATGTTGTAGCAAAAGCAAAACTAAAAGACAGGGAAGTGTACTTTTACATCATTATTGAGAACCAATCAACTGTTGCAAAAGACATGCCAGAAAGACTTTTGCGATACATGATACTACTGTGGGCAAAGAAGATAAGAGAAGGGGTAGAAAAACTTCCAGCAATTATTCCCATAGTGACATACAATGGACTTGAAAAAGAATGGGATGTTGAACAGGAGATAATCAGTGAATTTGATATTTTCAAGAATGATATATTCAGGTATGCACTTGTAAACATCTCAAAGTTAGATGCAAAA
Proteins encoded in this region:
- a CDS encoding Rpn family recombination-promoting nuclease/putative transposase, with amino-acid sequence MRDSLPPQEHDSTFKFLFEHPKDILFLIKDVIGYSWAKDIQEDSIELADKEFVGEDFLQRRADVVAKAKLKDREVYFYIIIENQSTVAKDMPERLLRYMILLWAKKIREGVEKLPAIIPIVTYNGLEKEWDVEQEIISEFDIFKNDIFRYALVNISKLDAKALLCEEEDVLSPVVFYLEQVRDDTEELARRLKEVEPQLRKFSSTNIERFLIWAGNVIRPRLTKEDKEEFDKLIERVKQGGVSKMGEFVSNVSRLLDEAQMRKFNEGKIEGKEEVARKLIKRGFSDEDIAELTELDIERIKKLRKELIN
- a CDS encoding DUF1848 domain-containing protein, translating into MIISASRRTDIPAFFGDWFINRIKEGFTMYRNPMRPTQVFAVSLLPEDVDAIVFWTKNPKNFLNKLRYLDGYTYYFLFTVTPYGKDIEPGIPSKDEVIQTFIELSNIIGKKRVIWRYDPIIVNDKMPLSSHKEKFEELCEKLSPYTQKCIISYVEFYSKLADKLNKINAKGLSAEELYNVFSEISKIGKKYNLSVETCAQKLPVEELGLKKAQCVDGDLINELKREKGFGNDIKYKKDKNQRKECGCVQSVDIGMFNTCRHFCIYCYANHGKDSIIKNAQKYDVNSPLLCSCLDIEKDEIRIKGKESSWKLDKEAVQGGKLNSTESYGQLWFDDSNENLSEKLDSWLEKKVLEYIKNYTTSCYHK